GAGAAACCGCCCCGCACCGCGACGGCTCCGCGACGGCCACACACCACCCCAGCCGATTCCTTCTGTCGCTCGTTCCACTCGCTCCGCCACTCATCCCTCGCGCGAGGTTGGCGCGAGCCCAACCGCGACTCGCGCCAGCGCACGCCGTGACCCACGGACGGTGTCTCGAATTTTCACTGACGAACTGGCGCGCGCGGTCTGGCGGTCGCGCGAAGCGCGCGACCGCCGCACCGTCCGTGCGAGGGATGAGCGAACGGACGTGAGCGAATCGGCTGGGGAGGCGTGTGGCTCGTGCGGTTGCGGTGCGGAGCGGTCTCTCCTTTGCACCGGCAATAGTGCTGTTCTCCAGTCAATAACTGCCTAACTCTCGCTTGTAGCACTCAGCAGTTGTAATTCGCGCGCCGATAGTGCTGTTCTCGTAGCTCACAACAGTCGGAACGCACGTGGTACTCGCTCTTTCTCGAACTCATCACATTGGAGAACCGCAAAAATCAGCAAAAGGCGAGCCTCATTCCTCGCCCGATTCGTAGTACTCGCCCGCCGCTTCCGGAATCTGGGTGCGGCCCACGAGCGCCAAGACGATGATGACGGTGACGTACGGAATCGTCTGGATGAGCGAACTCGGCACGCCCAACCCGTGCAGACGCAACTGAAGCGCGTCGAGCGTCGAGAACAGCATCGACGCGCCGAACGCACCGAACGGGTTGTAGTTGCCAAACAGGTACGCCACGATGGCGATGAAGCCACGTCCGTTGACGGTGCCGCCGCCGACGAAGTTGCCGGTGCCGGTCCCAAGGGTGAGTCCCGCGCCGCCGATGCCCGAGAGGACACCGGAGAGCAGGACCGCCGAGTATCGGACTCGGCGGACGCTCACACCCGCCGTGTCGAGTGCCTTCGGGTTCTCGCCGCTCGCGCGGACCCACCGACCGAACGGCGTCCGGAAGAGCGCGTACCACGATATCGGCACCGCGAACAGCATCATGAACACCGTCGGCGAAGCGTTGAACAACACGTCGCCGAAGTACGGAATCTCCGAGAGCAGCGGCACCGTCCAGTTGTCGAAGGTGCCGACGCTCGGGGTGTTCGGTCGGTTGTAGACGACCTTCGCGCCGAACGGCGCGAGACCGAGCGCGATGAGCCAGACGGCGAGTCCGGCGATAATCTGGTCGGCCTTGAACTCGATGCAGACGACTGCGAACAGCAGTGCGAGGAGCGTACTCGACAGGATGCCTGCCGCGAACCCGAGCCAGATGTTCCCGATTGGGACTGTTCCGAGACCGGGTACGACGACACTGACGAGTGCTTGGCCCGCACCGAGCATGTCGGTGGCCAGCACGCCGACGAACGCGGCGATTATCAACAGGCCTTCGAGGCCGATGTTGATGACGCCGCTCTTCTCGGCGAAGATGCCACCGAGTGCCGCGAAGACGATGGGCACCGAGAGTCGGAGCGCGGAGCTAACCGTACTCTGGCTGACCGCGCGGTTGAGGACGATGCCAGCGATGGAACCGGGGAAGATGAGACCGCCGATTGCGACGAGGACGACTAAGCCACCGGCCGCTCCGGCCAGCGCGTAGCGAATCGTCTCGCGGTCGAGCGCGCTACGGTCGATCATTCCTCGTCACCTCCTTCGCCGCCGTCCGTCGCAACTGGTGCAGACTGCTCGCTTTCGGCACTCGGAAGACGCTCGCCGAGCATCCGGAAGAACTCCGGCATGGCGACGAACAGGATGATGAGGCCCCGAAGGACCCCAGAGAGTTCTTGGGGAACGCCCCCAGCGAACTGCACCGCCAGCGACCCGCTCTTCAGCACGCCGAACAGCAGTGCCGCAATCGGCACGCCCAGTGGGTTGTTACCCGCGAGGATGGAGACGGTGATGCCGTCGAAGCCGTACGACGGCACGCCGACCTGATAGCTGCCGATGGCCATCAGCACCCAGACGGCACCGCCGATGCCAGCGAGCGCGCCCGACAGCGCCATGCTGGTCACCATCGTCTGGTCGGCATCGACGCCACCGTACTCCGCGGCTTCCGGTTGCAGGCCGCTCGTCCGCAGGTCGTAGCCGAGCGACGTGCGTTCGAGCAACAGCCACGCGCCGCCCGCGAGCGCGAGTCCGAGGACGAGCGCGAGCAACGAGAAGCCACTGCCTTCGCCGAAGAGAATCGGTTGCAACTGTGCGAATCCGGGGACAGACCTGGTCTGGACGACCTGACTCCCCGGGTTCTGGAAGTGGTACTTCGTGAGGTAGAACGCTACCTGCGTAGCGATGAAGTTGAGCATGATGGTGGTGATGACCTCGTTCGCGTCGGCGTACGCCTTGAGCGCACCGGGGAGCGCGCCGTAGAGGCCGCCGACGATAGCGCCGACGAGCAGTGCGAACGGGATGACGACTATCGAACCGACGAGACCCGCAGGGAGAATCGGTGCAACAGTGACAGTAGCGAGCGCGCTCGCGAGCGCGCCGAGTACCAGTTGACCCTGCGTCCCGATGTTGAACATCCCACCGCGGAACGCGATGGCGACCGAGAGCCCGGTGAACACGAGCAGCGTCGTCTCTTTCAGCGTGAGACTGAAGCTGAAGTTCGTGGGGTTCGACAGAATGTCGCCGAACGCGCCGGTAAACAGCGTGACGTAGACGTTCACGGGGTCGTAACAGATTGGTTCGCCGAACGCCTGCAACGTAATCGAGAGCGTCGCACCGAACAGCGGGATGTCGATAGTCGCTGGCGCGCCACAGGTCGCCATCCACCCGGCCGCGAGGATGACGCCCGCGCCGACGACGATAGAGAGCGCGAGCGCCGCGACGCTGATGAACAGTCGCTCGGCCGCCGAGGTCCCGGCGAATCGTCGCAGTACGTCGCGCCACGAGTCGCCGTTCATGTCGAGCCTCCTTCGGTGGAGACGGTCGAATCGGTGGACTCGGCGGAATCACCCGATTCGGCCGAGTTGGCCGATTCCGCGGAATCCGCGGACTTCTCGTCGGGATACTCGCCCGCCATCAGCA
The sequence above is a segment of the Halorussus halophilus genome. Coding sequences within it:
- a CDS encoding ABC transporter permease, which gives rise to MNGDSWRDVLRRFAGTSAAERLFISVAALALSIVVGAGVILAAGWMATCGAPATIDIPLFGATLSITLQAFGEPICYDPVNVYVTLFTGAFGDILSNPTNFSFSLTLKETTLLVFTGLSVAIAFRGGMFNIGTQGQLVLGALASALATVTVAPILPAGLVGSIVVIPFALLVGAIVGGLYGALPGALKAYADANEVITTIMLNFIATQVAFYLTKYHFQNPGSQVVQTRSVPGFAQLQPILFGEGSGFSLLALVLGLALAGGAWLLLERTSLGYDLRTSGLQPEAAEYGGVDADQTMVTSMALSGALAGIGGAVWVLMAIGSYQVGVPSYGFDGITVSILAGNNPLGVPIAALLFGVLKSGSLAVQFAGGVPQELSGVLRGLIILFVAMPEFFRMLGERLPSAESEQSAPVATDGGEGGDEE
- a CDS encoding ABC transporter permease, translating into MIDRSALDRETIRYALAGAAGGLVVLVAIGGLIFPGSIAGIVLNRAVSQSTVSSALRLSVPIVFAALGGIFAEKSGVINIGLEGLLIIAAFVGVLATDMLGAGQALVSVVVPGLGTVPIGNIWLGFAAGILSSTLLALLFAVVCIEFKADQIIAGLAVWLIALGLAPFGAKVVYNRPNTPSVGTFDNWTVPLLSEIPYFGDVLFNASPTVFMMLFAVPISWYALFRTPFGRWVRASGENPKALDTAGVSVRRVRYSAVLLSGVLSGIGGAGLTLGTGTGNFVGGGTVNGRGFIAIVAYLFGNYNPFGAFGASMLFSTLDALQLRLHGLGVPSSLIQTIPYVTVIIVLALVGRTQIPEAAGEYYESGEE